TTAGGCTCTCCAGAATTTTTTAAAAGCTCAGCTCATGCTTTTTTCGTAGGACAAAAAATTTCTATTAAGGAAATGGCAGATATTTTTGTAAGATTGCAGTACGCAAGAACTCTTACGAACCTTGAGCATGATAAATTTTCTATCAAGGGAGATATCGTTGAAGTATGGCCTAGTAATGAACATGACAATTTTGCTTATAGGATTTATTTGGATTTTGATGAGGTTGTTAAAATTAGCAGAATTAGTCCTCTTACAAAAAAGGTTTTAGGTATCATTGATGAGTTTACTCTTTTTGCTAAGTCGTATTTCGTTATTCCTTATGAGAATATACTAGATGCTCTTCCTAAAATATATGCTGACTTAAAGATTCAATATCATTATTTTAAAGAAAACGGCAAGATTGTTGAGGCTGAGAGGCTTAGACAGAGGGTGGAATATGATATTGAAATGTTAAGGGAAACGGGAACGTGTCAAGGTATAGAAAATTATTCTAAGTATTTTAGCGGAAGTGAAATAGGGAGGCCTTATTGTCTTTTTGATTTCTTCCCTAAAGATTATTTGCTTTTCATTGATGAATCACATGTCACTTTGCCGCAGGTTAGAGGGATGTACAATGGAGATTATGCAAGGAAACTTAATCTTGTAAATTTTGGATTTAGGCTTCCATCGGCACTTGAAAATAGGCCGCTTAGGTATCCTGAATTTGAATCTCTTATTAATCAAGCTGTTTTTATTTCAGCTACTCCTGGGCCTGAAGAGAGGGAGAAGAGTAGCGTTGTTATTGAGCAAATAATTCGTCCTACGGGACTTGTAGATCCAGAAATTATTCTTAAGAATTCGGAAGGTCAAATGGAAGATCTTTACAATGAAATACAGAAAAGAGTTGCTTTGAACGAAAAAGTTTTAATTACGACTTTAACTAAAAAAATGTCAGAAGATTTGACTGATTATTTACTGGGTCTTGATGTTAAAGCTAGGTATTTACATGCAGAACTTAACGCTATTGAGAGAGTAGATGTTATTACATCGCTTAGGAAATCAGAGATTGATGTTATTGTAGGGATTAATTTGTTAAGGGAGGGTTTAGATATTCCGGAAGTATCTCTTGTGGCAATACTGGATGCAGATAAAGTGGGATTTTTAAGATCTTCTACATCCCTAATCCAGATAATTGGGAGAGCCGCTAGAAACTCAAATGGATGTGTTATTATGTACTATGATCAGGTAAGTTTTTCAATGCAAGAGGCTATTGATGAGACTAATAGAAGACGGAATATTCAAATAGATTACAATAGACGGAATAATATTACTCCAAGGACTATTGTTAAGAAAGTGCAACGTATTTTGGAAAAAGAATTAAAAAGAGAAACTGTTGGTGAAGATATTAGAAGAATTGTTTCAGATGAAAAATTATCCAAAAAGAACCTTATCAGTAAACTTAAGTTTAAACTCGAAGAGGCAGTTAGTGATGAGAGATTTGAAGATGCCATCTTTTTAAGAGATAAAATAAAAGAACTAACTAAGGGTTAAAATTTATTTAGGCTAGGAGTGTGATTTTTTGAATGAAAAAATTACTGTTAGAGGTGCAAAGGAACACAATTTAAAGAATATTGACATCGATATTCCAAGAAATAGTTTGGTGGTAATATCTGGAAAGAGTGGTTCTGGAAAGTCTTCTTTGGCTTTTGATACGATTTTTGCAGAAGGGCAGAGAAGGTACATGGAGTCTGTGTCGGCTTATGCAAGGCAATTTTTAGGAGTAATGAAGAAGCCCAACGTTGACTACATAGGTGGACTCTCTCCTGCTATTTCTATTGAGCAGAGGACAATAAGTAATAATCCAAGATCAACAGTTGGAACAATAACTGAGATTTATGACTATTACAGATTATTGTTTGCAAAAATTGGAAAGCCATATTGTCCAAATGATGGGAGTTTGATAGAAGAACAATCTCTAGATAAAATAATCAATACTGTTGTAAATTATGCTGAGGAAGGATCTAGAGTTGTCTTATTTGCGCCCATTGTTATGGGAGCAAAGGGTACTCATAAAAAGGAGCTTGAGAGAATATTAAATCAAGGATTTAATAGAGTAAGAGTGGATTTTAAAGATTATTTAATAGAAGATGCTATTGGTTTAAGTTTAGACAAAAATAAGAAGCACAATATCGAAATCGTAGTAGATAGAATAAAATTAGTTGGAGATTTAAGAATTAGACTTTCAGAGTCCATTGAAACTGCTTTGTCTGTTTCTGGTGGGTATTTGCGGGTAGAAATTGAAAATGGTTTAGAAAAGATAGATAAGATCTTTACAGAGCATAATAGTTGTCCTTTATGTGGATTTTCTCTGCCCGTAATAGAGCCAAGACTTTTTTCTTTCAACAGTCCATTTGGGGCTTGTAGTGAGTGTTCTGGTCTTGGAGTTACACTTGAATTTGATTTTGAAAAGATTTGTCCTAATTTGAAACTTTCTTTTAATGATGATGCATTTATTACATTTAAAACTACTTCCTCATGGGCTGTGGCAATTTTTAGGGGGCTTTCCAATCATTATGGGTTTAACCTAGATACACCTGTTAAGGATATCCCAGAAGATGTTCTCAGAAAGATTTTGTATGGGGCAAATGAAAAAATAGAATTTATTTATCAGTCTAGGGAAGTGGAGGGAAAGGAAATAGACGGGGGGTTTCATTATTCTAAGGAGTTTGAGGGACTTCTTTCTATTTTAAAGAGACGTTATCTTACAACGGAATCTGAGAGTGCTAGGCTTTTTTATGAGGGTTTAATGTCTCGCAAGATTTGCAATGCATGCAAAGGTAAGAGGCTAAGCATAGCGGCATTATCTGTTAAGTTATGTGGGAAGGACATTCAGGAGCTTAGCAATCTTTCTGTTACGGATTCTTATTCATTTTTTGAGACTATTGATCTTGATGAGGTCGATACAAAAATTTCTAAGGAAATTTTAAAAGAAATTAAAAATAGACTTAAATTTTTAGTGGATGTGGGGCTTTCTTATTTGTATCTGGATAGAATATCTGGAACCCTTTCGGGGGGTGAAGCGCAACGCATTAGGCTTGCTACTCAAATAGGCTCAGCACTTGCTGGGGTCCTTTATGTGCTTGATGAGCCTAGTATTGGATTGCATCAAAGAGATAATGAAAAATTAATAAATACTCTTATTAATTTAAAAAATCTTGGAAATACAGTAATCGTTGTAGAACACGATGAACAAACTCTGCGTACTGCTGATTATATTGTCGACATTGGTCCTGGGGCTGGAATTCATGGAGGTGAAATAGTTGCTAGGGGGATTTTGTCTGATGTTTTAAACAATGAAAATAGTCTTACTGGGAAGTATTTAGGTGGATTACTTAAAATAGATGTTCCAAAGGCAAGACGTAAAGCGGGGAAGGGAGAAATTGTGCTCTTAGGAGCCAATAAAAACAATTTAAAAAATATTGATGTTATGGTTCCTTTAGGTCTTTTTACTGTAATAACAGGAGTTTCTGGGAGTGGGAAGAGTACTCTTTTAAATGAGATATTATACCCAGCGCTTGATAGTAGGTTAAAAGGTAATGTGAATTATTTTGATGGATTTAAAGATATTACTGGGTATGAACAGGTCGATAAGATCATTCAGATAAATCAGAAACCAATAGGTAAGACGCCTAGGTCAAATCCATCGACTTATGTTGGGTTTTTTACAGAAATAAGAGAACTTTTTGCAAGGCTTCCAGAATCCAAGGCTAGGGGATTTAAGGCTGGAAGATTTTCTTTTAATGTTAAGGGGGGCAGGTGCGAAAAATGTCAAGGGGCAGGCTCTTTAAACATTCAAATGCACTTTTTGCCGGATGTTTTTATTCCTTGCGATTTGTGTAAGGGTAGAAAATTTAATGAAGAAACCCTAGAGATAAGATACAAGGGTAAAAATATTTATGATGTTTTAGAAATGAGCGTAATTGAAGCTAAAGATTTTTTTGAAAATATTCCAAAAGTAAATCATTATTTGAAAATATTAAAGGAAGTTGGTCTTGAGTATATTAAATTAGGTCAATCATCAACAACTCTTTCGGGAGGGGAAGCTCAGCGCGTTAAATTGGCTTTTGAACTTGTAAAGCGGAGCACAGGGAAAACTTTTTATATTATTGATGAACCCACAACGGGTTTGCATTTTGATGACATAAGAAAATTGTTGGAAGTGTTGCAGCTTCTTGTTGAAAATGGAAATACGGTAGTTCTTATAGAGCATAATTTAGACGTAATAAAACAGGCAGATTACATAATCGATTTAGGACCTGAGGGTGGATTGGCTGGGGGTGGTATTGTTATATCAGGAACCCCTGAAGAGGTTTCAAAATGCAAGAGTTCCTATACAGGAATGTTTTTAAAAAATCTTTTGTAATATTACTAAGTATTGCTCATTCTTTTATTCTGTTTGCTCAAAGCGAGAAGGGAAAATCAACAGAGAATCAAAAGTTAACTTTAATGCAAAAAGCCAATTTGAAGGAGCTTGAACTTTCTAGTGATGAAGATTTAAAAAAGTGGGCCTTAAAAGAGGGTATTGAAGAAGAAGATGTTTCTAGGATACGAGAGTTACTCTTGAAAAAATTTGGGTTGTCTCCCAATTTTTTTTCAAAAGATGGAGGGCAAGATGGAGGCAGATATAAAATAATCATTAAGAGTACAGACAATCTTGAAAATTTTACATACCAGCTTACTAAGGATGAGAATATTGTATTTAAGGGGAAAGTTAATCTTGTTATTGAGGATATTAAAGATAATAAAAAGCATAACATCAAGGGTGATCAAATTATTTTTAATAGGAATACTAAAAAGCTCTTTGCTAGTGGAAATGTTGACTATACGCTTAATTTAACCCCTGATGAGAAGTTATATTTTTACGGTAGCGAATTGTTTGTTGATTTTGATTCCCAGAATTTTCTTCTAAAAAATGGAATTATTCAAAAGAGAATGCATAAAAATTTAATTAATCATATTGTTTCATTTGGGGGAGAGGTTTTAAAGAGATTGGATAACGATACAAATATACTAGAAGGGGCATTCATTACAACTAGTAAAATCCCAGATCCTTATTATTCTATTAGGGCTTCCAAAATATGGGTCTTGCCTTCTGGAGACTTTGGAGTTGTAAATGCCTTATTTTATATGGGCAAGGTCCCCATATTATATATTCCATTCTTTTTTAAACCGGGTGATAGTTTATTTTTCAATCCGTCTTTGGGATATTCTTCAAGAAAGGGTTTTACTCTTTTTAACACTGTCTATTTATTTGGAAAGAGGACTGTTAGTAATGAAGATGCTTCTTTCCTAGATTTTGACTTTAATTCAGTTTACAATTCGGGTAAGGATCCTTATATTAGAAACGGTTACTTGACTTATTTTTTTTCTAAGGATGCTACCTCTAAAGTAGGCAAGGAACATGTTAAATTAATTTTTGATATTTATTCTAATTTAGGATTTTATTCGGGTCTCGATTTTGATGTCGGTGCTACTTTAGGCAATTTTAAGACTTTTGAAGGTAGTTTTGGGTTAGGGTTTACAAGGACTTTATACAAACATAGTAGTACTGGAGCTTATCGGCCTTTTGAAGAGCAAAGTGTAAATTATTCTATTTTTAATTTTGATAATTTAAACAAGGGCGACATATTTGGATTTGAGGTTCCTTTTAGGTATTTATTGAAAACCAAGGCGGAATTTTTAATAAGTGATGCGCTTCTTTCAGTGGGTTTTGAGCACTATTCAGATCCTTATGTGGTAATTGACTTTAAGAATAGGCTAGAAAATTCGACACTTCTTTCCCTGCTTGGATCTCAGAAAGAATATTCAGAAACGGAAAACATGATAAAGACATTTGATTGGAATTTATCTTCTTTTTATAATCGAACTTTTGATGATAACACCATCGTTGATTATAAGCTAAATAACCTCGGGTTTAGTTTTAAATTGGCAGATTCTGATAACCTTTATAGTAAGGACCCTTTAGTAAAACCAAAGGACATTATGGATCCGACCAGGAAGTGGTTTTATCTAGAGAGGGTTTATATTCCTTATGTTGACATCAATTTTCAAAAAGATCTTTACAGCAATAGCTGGGCCCCTTTGGCTGGTAATAAAGATAAAGAAATGATTATTACTCCCGAGGTCAAAAATATTGGAGAGGAGAGCGATGATGTACAGGATAAAAAAAAGAAAGACGAAGCCAAGAAAATTAAAGAAAAGGGTGATTTAAGTAAGGATTTATATGTGTCTCCTGAAGTAATATCGTCAAACGACATTACTAATCCAGATTCTTTCTACATTAGACTTGGAATTAATCCTTATTTTAAAAATAATATATTCTTTGATGATTCTAAAGTTAAATCTCCCCAAGAATTTAAATATGATGTAAAAAGCTATTTGTTTGATATTAAAAATAAAATAGATTTAAAACTTCATGCTGATTTTTACAACCGACTTATTACTTTTGAAGAAGTTGTCTATTTAAATACTGCTGAGTATAATCCTCTAGACAAGGATTACACTTTAGTGGATAAAGAAAAGAAGGGGGAGCATTCAGTCATTAATAAAATAAATTTAGAATTGCTTCCTTTCATTATGTATCCTGCTTTTTCTAGAAGTAGTGTTAAGGTGGAAAACAAAATTACTCTTTATTTATTTGATAAAAAATATGATAAGGAAGCTAAAATTTTGGATGGGAAGAGTAGTAGTGTTTTTTGGAAGAGCCCCGAAACCTTTCATCAGGAGATAAACGTCAACTTGATTTACGATTACAGGTATTTTACTACTAGTCTTTCTAGCTTGCTAAAGAATACCTTTGAGAATATATATGCGTCTTCTGAACTTAAATTTTCTTTGGAGTTTCCTTATTTACTGCAGGAAGTAGGCATTGGGGTGAAGTATGATAAAAAATTTAAGGAAGATGATAAATCTAGGCTTGCGAAGTCAGCTACTAGTCCAGAGGAATCTTTAAGGCCAACTTCTCCTTATAAGGGTTTGGAGATGAGTCCGGCACTATACTATAAAATAGAGCCAAAGTATTTGGATTATTTTAAGATTGCCTTGTTAGCTGCTTATGACCCTTTGATTAATAGAGTTTCTGAACTTTCATTTAAGCTAAATGCTTACGATTTTGAACTCACGTTTGCAATGAAGGATGAATTTGAGTATAGATATGATAAAATGCTGGGTGATTTTTCAAAGGTGGGGACTACTACTAAGCTTGTTCCATATCTTTTGGATTCTCGGTATAAAAGGGATTTATATACTTTCAAATTTTTTGAAGAAAAATTTTCAGTTGGATTAGGAATAGATGCTGGGTGGAAAATGAACTTGCAAAGATTTGTTGATGATAATGAACTTTGGGCTGAATTTAGTCTTAGGTTTAAATATACTGAGTTTTTTGAATTGTACTTTTCTACGCGCTCCATTAACACAAAGACTTTTAAATATTTTGGAGGATACATGAATCAGGTTGATCTTGAAGCGGTTAACATTTTTTCAGATTTACTCAAGTCGTTCAATTTTTTTGATGTGCAGGATAGAAAGGAGTCATTATTTAAGATTAAAAAGATCAGTACAGGTTTTAAGTTTAATTTTTATGACTGGAAATTTGTAGGAGAATATGATTTAAATCCTGATATTTTAAAGGATTCTAGCAGTGGTAAGTATTCTTCTATATGGAGAAATAATTTTTCAATCTATATTTCCTGGAATTTCTTTGAACCCGTCAAGGCTTCATTTGAGAGTAATTCAAGCACGGATTATGAGCTTTTAATTAATCGCGAGACTAAGAAGTAGAATCATCGTGAAGGGTTAAGCTCTTAAAATGAACTTACCTTGTGCTAAGGGACGGCTTTGGAATTCTTGATATCAAGATGTTGATGGGTTTGACTGTGTCAACATGGGATTTTACTATGCTAAGTTTCAGGACAGCTGGATATTTAATTTTGTTGAGTGAGTAGCTGTTTTTTTCTGTTTTGTTAGTTGAGATTTGCATATTTTTATTAGGACTGTCTAGTAAGTAAATTGTAAATTTTTGAGAGGTCTCAGGTCCAATAAAAAATTCTTTGTATTTCTTGTTGTATTGTTTTAGGTTGTTTATCAATGTAAGATCTGCCTTTGTTGTAACAATGTTCTTTGAGTTTAAACTTGTATTCTTCCAGTCTATTTTTACAATTTCATTACTTCTATTTGTGATTTGGATGCAAATATATTCGTCTGTTGCCCTAATGACATCTACATTAATATAGTCCTCAGTGGATTCTACTATGTCAAACTTCGTTTCGTATTCTTTTTGGAATTCCACTGTAGTGCACGAAACTACTAACGATAACAAAAACGTTGTTTTAATAATGGTCTTTATCTGCATAGATTTACTTACAAAAATACTAATTCATCTTTTGTGAAAGCCAAGATCTGCAATGTTATTATCTCCAGGGATAAACAGCACCTGGCCACCTTTGTTTTCAAAATCATTTCTTAGCTTGATTACATTTTTGACTAGCTTGATAGTAGTTTCTTTTAATTTTTTTCTACTGTAAAATCCTTTTGACCAATAGTCGATTACTAATTTACTATCTCCAAATATATT
This is a stretch of genomic DNA from Borrelia sp. P9F1. It encodes these proteins:
- a CDS encoding LPS-assembly protein LptD — its product is MQEFLYRNVFKKSFVILLSIAHSFILFAQSEKGKSTENQKLTLMQKANLKELELSSDEDLKKWALKEGIEEEDVSRIRELLLKKFGLSPNFFSKDGGQDGGRYKIIIKSTDNLENFTYQLTKDENIVFKGKVNLVIEDIKDNKKHNIKGDQIIFNRNTKKLFASGNVDYTLNLTPDEKLYFYGSELFVDFDSQNFLLKNGIIQKRMHKNLINHIVSFGGEVLKRLDNDTNILEGAFITTSKIPDPYYSIRASKIWVLPSGDFGVVNALFYMGKVPILYIPFFFKPGDSLFFNPSLGYSSRKGFTLFNTVYLFGKRTVSNEDASFLDFDFNSVYNSGKDPYIRNGYLTYFFSKDATSKVGKEHVKLIFDIYSNLGFYSGLDFDVGATLGNFKTFEGSFGLGFTRTLYKHSSTGAYRPFEEQSVNYSIFNFDNLNKGDIFGFEVPFRYLLKTKAEFLISDALLSVGFEHYSDPYVVIDFKNRLENSTLLSLLGSQKEYSETENMIKTFDWNLSSFYNRTFDDNTIVDYKLNNLGFSFKLADSDNLYSKDPLVKPKDIMDPTRKWFYLERVYIPYVDINFQKDLYSNSWAPLAGNKDKEMIITPEVKNIGEESDDVQDKKKKDEAKKIKEKGDLSKDLYVSPEVISSNDITNPDSFYIRLGINPYFKNNIFFDDSKVKSPQEFKYDVKSYLFDIKNKIDLKLHADFYNRLITFEEVVYLNTAEYNPLDKDYTLVDKEKKGEHSVINKINLELLPFIMYPAFSRSSVKVENKITLYLFDKKYDKEAKILDGKSSSVFWKSPETFHQEINVNLIYDYRYFTTSLSSLLKNTFENIYASSELKFSLEFPYLLQEVGIGVKYDKKFKEDDKSRLAKSATSPEESLRPTSPYKGLEMSPALYYKIEPKYLDYFKIALLAAYDPLINRVSELSFKLNAYDFELTFAMKDEFEYRYDKMLGDFSKVGTTTKLVPYLLDSRYKRDLYTFKFFEEKFSVGLGIDAGWKMNLQRFVDDNELWAEFSLRFKYTEFFELYFSTRSINTKTFKYFGGYMNQVDLEAVNIFSDLLKSFNFFDVQDRKESLFKIKKISTGFKFNFYDWKFVGEYDLNPDILKDSSSGKYSSIWRNNFSIYISWNFFEPVKASFESNSSTDYELLINRETKK
- the uvrB gene encoding excinuclease ABC subunit UvrB, with amino-acid sequence MKFCLKSDYSPAGDQPRAIEDIKGSILAHNKYQTLKGVTGSGKTFTVANIIRDLNRPSLIVSHNKTLAAQLYREFKDFFPENAVEYFVSYYDYYQPESYIAARDLYIEKEATINEEIEIKRIRTVTSLSRRRDVVVVATVSSIYALGSPEFFKSSAHAFFVGQKISIKEMADIFVRLQYARTLTNLEHDKFSIKGDIVEVWPSNEHDNFAYRIYLDFDEVVKISRISPLTKKVLGIIDEFTLFAKSYFVIPYENILDALPKIYADLKIQYHYFKENGKIVEAERLRQRVEYDIEMLRETGTCQGIENYSKYFSGSEIGRPYCLFDFFPKDYLLFIDESHVTLPQVRGMYNGDYARKLNLVNFGFRLPSALENRPLRYPEFESLINQAVFISATPGPEEREKSSVVIEQIIRPTGLVDPEIILKNSEGQMEDLYNEIQKRVALNEKVLITTLTKKMSEDLTDYLLGLDVKARYLHAELNAIERVDVITSLRKSEIDVIVGINLLREGLDIPEVSLVAILDADKVGFLRSSTSLIQIIGRAARNSNGCVIMYYDQVSFSMQEAIDETNRRRNIQIDYNRRNNITPRTIVKKVQRILEKELKRETVGEDIRRIVSDEKLSKKNLISKLKFKLEEAVSDERFEDAIFLRDKIKELTKG
- the uvrA gene encoding excinuclease ABC subunit UvrA; the encoded protein is MNEKITVRGAKEHNLKNIDIDIPRNSLVVISGKSGSGKSSLAFDTIFAEGQRRYMESVSAYARQFLGVMKKPNVDYIGGLSPAISIEQRTISNNPRSTVGTITEIYDYYRLLFAKIGKPYCPNDGSLIEEQSLDKIINTVVNYAEEGSRVVLFAPIVMGAKGTHKKELERILNQGFNRVRVDFKDYLIEDAIGLSLDKNKKHNIEIVVDRIKLVGDLRIRLSESIETALSVSGGYLRVEIENGLEKIDKIFTEHNSCPLCGFSLPVIEPRLFSFNSPFGACSECSGLGVTLEFDFEKICPNLKLSFNDDAFITFKTTSSWAVAIFRGLSNHYGFNLDTPVKDIPEDVLRKILYGANEKIEFIYQSREVEGKEIDGGFHYSKEFEGLLSILKRRYLTTESESARLFYEGLMSRKICNACKGKRLSIAALSVKLCGKDIQELSNLSVTDSYSFFETIDLDEVDTKISKEILKEIKNRLKFLVDVGLSYLYLDRISGTLSGGEAQRIRLATQIGSALAGVLYVLDEPSIGLHQRDNEKLINTLINLKNLGNTVIVVEHDEQTLRTADYIVDIGPGAGIHGGEIVARGILSDVLNNENSLTGKYLGGLLKIDVPKARRKAGKGEIVLLGANKNNLKNIDVMVPLGLFTVITGVSGSGKSTLLNEILYPALDSRLKGNVNYFDGFKDITGYEQVDKIIQINQKPIGKTPRSNPSTYVGFFTEIRELFARLPESKARGFKAGRFSFNVKGGRCEKCQGAGSLNIQMHFLPDVFIPCDLCKGRKFNEETLEIRYKGKNIYDVLEMSVIEAKDFFENIPKVNHYLKILKEVGLEYIKLGQSSTTLSGGEAQRVKLAFELVKRSTGKTFYIIDEPTTGLHFDDIRKLLEVLQLLVENGNTVVLIEHNLDVIKQADYIIDLGPEGGLAGGGIVISGTPEEVSKCKSSYTGMFLKNLL